TCAGTCACAGAATGTGACCTTCAGAGTCTGTGACCCTGTAAACATCCTGTATAAAAGCAGCTGTGAGTGAATAGTAGCAGTTCTGCCTCGGACACCATGAAGCCAGGACAGCTGTCCACTCTGAGGATGGTGTttgcggtggtggtggtgatgatgatggtgatgagggTGTTTTCGGTTCCTCATCCATCACCTGTTCACCTGAGGTGAGACCAGAGTCCAGTTGAGATGGTAAATTCATAAAGTGATCGGGATTTCTAATACTGATTTCTGTCtgtagccatggcaaccaggTCCATTTTAACCAGACGATTAAGGAGGAAAGGTGAATCTGACGCTTAAAGAATGATGCATCCTGACAAATGTAGAAAATATGATTTAAAATGCAACATTACTTCTCATAATACAGCTTCTAATAATAATTGAAGAATCTCTTGTTTCTTCTGCAGTTTGGACTTGTTGAACGTCTGGTGAGAcaaaaatatctttttttagAGAATCTTTTAAGCAAAAGTCAGTTTTACACTATCATAGGGTATAGTTTTTAACAAATATCTACTGTTGTTGTTAATAGAAACTGCCTTCATTtttttccttaggaacagctccaCTAACGAAACCGGACACAGAGTTTTGTTAGCCAGGTGAGTAAATTATGGTTTTCAGTAACGTTCAAGTATAAAGCGAAGTGTGACCCCTGGTCCTCATGTTCTGGAATAACCCTAGTCCAGGGTCTGTTGGACCATGACCTGCAGAATCAGGGTCTCACCTGTCGTCTCTGCGTTCACCTTTAGGTTAGGATGCATGCTCCCCACGTGTGCCGCGGCCAACCTCATCTCTTCCATGCAGGGTGGGGATGAAAAGGCTGGTAGTGCTGCCACGGATCCGTTTGGCAACGGAAAAAAGTGAATTCACCTTTTCGCTGCATCTGTTTATGATTATAGCTTCTGCTCCCTTGATGCTGACGTAAATAATTACAGCATATTAAAATCCCAACTGTGTCCATCAGTTCTGTCTGCTACTATAAATTATATGATTGAAGTGGTGAATACCAAAACTGTATATGGCCTAAATATCTGGCTATTATGAAGTCGGAGCAGCAGTTTGGGTCCAGACAAAGTCCAGTTCCAACCACTGCCAAGTTCTGGCAGATCAAACACAGTACATTAATGGTGAACCTCGGCTGCTgttaagatggaaatgaaggtgaaacatgaaaaaaacagtCTCCATAGTTATAAAATCTGAGGTTGTAATCcttgttatttatttagatAAAGTGGCTTTAAACTTAAACTTTGGTTCTAAACtccaaaatgtaattttaaatattttctacaATTTTGGCCAAGAGAGAAAGAATAATAGGTGTTTtttaaaacaagaaataaagGGTAATGAAGGCGGTCAACGGTGTATAATGACTATCGTAGAAATAAAGTTCAGATATTATACTTAAGAAATTATGTTTGTTAAAGTGCAATAAAAATCCAACAGGAACAGTTATTCAAAAGGCTTACAGTAATTTTTAGGTTTTCGTGATCATGACCACAGCATTTCTGAGTGTGAACAGGGCGTCAACACACTGAGAGGCAGTTTCATCTGCGTCGCTGTCTTTGCTGTCAGATATGCGCAGTTACTGAAGCGCGAGAATATAgaaacatttgttgttgttcaggTAGTTTTCCTACAAGTCTACTGTGCAGAAAACACGTATTTAAAACGAAAGGTCCATTTTATATTACCATTACAAATTTAaacttgtttagtttttttaaacaagttaAAGAAGCTTGAGTATTTATAATGACTTGAGAGGGTAGTAAATTGGAGCAAGGCCAGTGGGCTAAACCCGCTTCACGTGTAAACGTCACGGTAAAACATTTTGAGGACGTGGCAGGACGACGACTCATTCCGGGCGCTGTCATTGGTCCGCCCGCGGCTCCCTGCCAATCAGGTGCAAGTATAACCATCAACGGTCCAATCAAGTTCtcagagagagagcgtgtgagactgagaaagaaagagatggggaGAGGATAGCAGAGATGACAGTGCGAACTGACAGGTGAGAAGCTCACGTGATTCATTTACGTAAAGATTTTATCAGTCCTGCTGATGATATTTTTACTTTACATGAGTTGAACTGGTTTTCTCTAAGGATGGCGCTGGTGTAAATGGTTTAGTTTGGTTTCACTGCTGACTTATGTAAAGTGTAAGTAGCTGCTGTACTTTTATGACTGTACTCAGGTCAATGCGTGCGCTCCTCACCTGTAGCTACTGATGACTGTGTGTCAGGatggtgtctgtgctgctgctccgcccTCTGCGTCAtcttacacgcacacacgcaacaGTGACCCAAACTATGACCATGAAGCTTTACTGTGTCCAGGCAAAGCCAAAACCTTGGAGCcattaaatacaaaaacaaaaacatcaagtGAACAGAGAGCCATGCACACTGGACCAGCTTAAATGAAgtagacacacagtcacacaagtAAATATTATGTCAAAGTTCCATTTTATAGTCCGTTCTTCAGCATTTACCATGAGTATTGCTACGGGataaaaactgaataaaaaccTCCTAAATGCGAGTTGTAAAGTGCTCTGATGAATGAAGCTGAACTAAATGAGAAAGTCAAGATACAGTTGTTGACTGGTAGAAAAATCAGGTCAATCAGTGATTCTGAAACAGCTCCATCCTCCATCACTCACCAAGCTTCACTAACAGCTGGATCAGCTGGACCGAGTACAAGAATGTCACCTACGGCAGCGTCCTTTGTAAGTGCAATTCACTGTATTCATGATGCACCAAGTCACAGAAGTTGTTTCAATGAACTTTACAAAGTAAAAAATgccacagagcagcaccagggcacaaagaagaggaaaaaacacCTTTAACACAGAAAAACTCaagcagaaccagacccaggctgggcggccatctgcctcgactggttagGGGGAGAAACAGAACACAACCCTCAAAGTATGCAGGGAGATGAGGGAAAACATGGGCTCACTCAGTCCCCATCAGTCTGCGTAGCAGCATTGGAGGGGGTCACTCGACTCCCATGATCTGCCCCCTGTCTTACTGGCTCTGCCACAGTCAGCTCCCTTGTAGAGCTGAGTACATcctacagctgttatgaatattATGAAACCACTGTCAccaaaggaggcagaggatgaaATACATGGAAGAGTCTTCAGCAGGtcacagaggaagaagcagTTCAAGCGAGCAGATCTAGGAAAACAAAATAACCTTTAGATCAGGTGTTGGGGGGACCTTTACAAGAGCTGAGCATTAAAAAGGCTCTAAAACTGTAAAAGCTGTAGAGCCACCTGGATACTCATTCTATTCATTTCCACCACTGTCTGATtggtaaataaatgaaaaacctTGGCTTAGTAAATAGTGTTTGACTGCCCTCAGTCGACcttcagacagacacaggctACAAGTACAATCGAATGATGCAGAGGGACAAGAGCTGCTGATACAAGCAGAGATTTGATGGCACACAAAGAtgaattctcagcttttttCATCTAGAAAATTATGAGTACATGAAAGACGTCATGGTGCAGGTGAGTGTCATTGAAATGATACAATAGAATATACTTGATGTATTTACATTGGACAATGAAAGACATCAACAAGAGCAAAGACAGTCTGATTGAGTTAAAGGAGTACATTGGTAAGTACTACATTACGTATGTGTACTTCAACTTTTACTTGGCTGCAGGTGAAACTAAAAAAACCTCCTGCACCTGTGATTGTTTCAAAGCTTGAAGGTTCTTTAAAACTTCAGGTGTATTAAGGGCCAGTGATGACTGTCTCCCTTCTCCAGAGTGTCAACAGTTTTCTGagttcaaagacaaaaacaacgATGAGAAAATGGACAAAGAAGAAACTCTGGACTGGATCCTTCCACCTGATTACAACCACGCTGAGGCTGAAGCCAAACACCTTCTCTACGAGTGTGATTCCAAAAAGGTGAGTAAACACCTGGTCCCACCTGCGGCTGGACCCCTGCTTGTTACCTGGTTAATGCCTGGTCTCTGTGCAGGACGGGAAGCTGACCAAGGAGGAAATCCTGGACAATTATAAGGTGTTTGTTGGGGGTCAGATTACAGACTTTGGAGAGGTGTTATTGCAACACGATGAGTTTTAAAAAAGCAGCTGAATTTCAGACAAAAAAACTGTGCATATATGTTTATAGTGTATTGATCATTTGGATCTTTCTCTTGGtcttgtttatatattttatctTTTGTCCTGCCACAGTTTGTTATTCATGTACTGAAGCTGAGTAACTGATCTGTACTGTAACACAACATTTGATGATATTGTTCAAATTGTTTaccatgtttttaattttgcttATTATGTgtagttttactgtatatttatcatatttatCAAAACCAGTAAAGCCCAAACCCAAAGTATTACACAGGTGTAGGTTCTCgaaaacagtttttttcttcaaatGCTGAGCAGTCAAAGTCCTTTTGttccaaatattaaaaagctttAGATGAATTCCGTTCTTTCCTTATCAACATTTCTGTGATGTTagctgaagagaaacaaaaacacaggaaccGAAACAGTCGAGATTTCATTCTAACTTGAGCCCATTTGGCAAAATTGCACAACTACAAACATcaattaaatcaattaaaaactAAGTCTTTAGAAAGTTTTATATTCCTGATTGGAAATTTTAAATCGGATAAAACTGAGCATCAGTATGATGGTCTCCAATACACAACGTATTTATTCTAGTATAAAGGCATTACAGTACATAATCATTACTTTGCAACAAAACTACAGGTTTGATTTGTCTCATCTCACCAGCCTCACTAAAGAATATTCAactgaaagttttttttattttacgtcTCGATGAAAATATATCTGTGTGACTTGATGGATTTTGAAGAAGTTCTTTTGTTCGTGTAATTACTGTCAGATACAGAGAGTTACGCAATTTGTCTATCGGGAGTGCCCCTCCATCCCCACATGACTGAGCGGAActaatgtttgtctttgtgtttcctgccGGGGAAGGATCGTGGTTGCACGCGGGAAGCCTGCGAGATGGCGGTCGACAGTGAGACCGTTTAGGACTGCTTCGAATCCTTTGAGTTGGGGAATTTCCTGCCTTTTCTCATTCGTGCTTCAGATACGAGGAATGGAGGGGGGCAAACCGAGCCTGGCTCTGGTCTATCAGGCGGTCCAGGCCCTGTATCATGATCCGGACCCGGCCGGGAAGGAGCGAGCGTCGGTGTGGCTTGGCGAGCTCCAGAGATCGGTAAGAAAATGGGAGAGGCCGGGGGAGCAGAACGGGAAACCGGCGGGTCTAAAAGACCTGCGGTGGCGGTAATGTCGCCTGTCCGGGTCAGGTTCGAACAAATTACCCGTTTAAAAGAGACCAGATGACGTGAAGTGCGCAGTCTCAGAGGACCAAGGGGTTCGTGTTAGCATCACAGCTAAGCTATTCCAATGAATGGACCAAAACACAGTGTTAGCAGCATGTTAGCTTCGTTAGCTTCCTGCGCTCACTAAAAGTTAAACAGAAAACTACCGGGCGCCTCTACAGatacttttctttttaaagattGAATGTGTTTCTATGTGGCCGATGTGCCGTCGGTTAGTGTCAGATGATTCACCAGGTCCGCTCTGCTGGCCCTACTAGCTCCATTAGCATGCTAGCATGGCCAAGTTTGGTGTCTGACTTCATGCAACTATTTAACCTTTGTGAAACTGCTTCGTGTGCGTTTGTGGTTCGTTTGGATGACGGGTCTCTGGTGGATCAGTCAGCCAATGATCGAAGTCAGCTCCTTTGAGGAAGTACACCCGGTTCAGTTTAATGCTACCTTTGGTAGTTAATGAATACCAACTAATCATCAGACTGATTTCAGTATCACTGCCACAGGGCGTGGCACAGAGTGAGACCTGGACTTGGCTTTAAATTCGGTCCTTAGTTTTAGCTTAGGTAGCTGAATTCGTTTTGTGACTTTTTAGCTTATTGCTCAGCGGATTTTCAGGTTCGTCTGACAGATCACGTGCCACTTTGACGCGATCCCTCTCGTCCAGTATCGTCATCTGTTCCGCTACTGCAAGCCCTTAGCTTTTAGAGCTTTGGACCTGTGCTGACACGTGTGGAGGTTTAGTGCTTACACTGACACAGTTCAGTACAAGAAACAGTTTTGGTTGCAGAATCACCATAATACATAGAATATTTCTCATCTTGCATCACAAACGACATTTTCAGGCATAAATCAAACTGACTGTTCATACAGCCAGAATTCTTTGGAGTTGTGATCCAGAAAAGACCTGACTGAATTTTGTATGTTGCATCATGTAAAATTAAGATCACTGTGGGTGAGGGAGAAGATCTGTGCTTCAGACAGGTGTTGTGACATCATGTCCTGCTGTGTGTTACAGATGTACGCATGGGAGATCTctgaccagctgctgcagctcaaacaggATGTGGAGTCCTGTTACTTTGCGGCTCAGACTATGAAAGTGAAGATCCAGACCTCGTTCTATGAGCTCCCACCTGAGACACACAACGCTCTGAGAGACTCGCTGCTGACCCACATACAGAACCTCAAAGACTTGTCCCCAATCATTGTCACTCAGGTAACAGTGACCTCCAGTCAATTTGCTAACAAACCCTGGACTAGCTGGGACCTGCTTCTTTggtattttttttctgtaatgcAGTAACAGAGTTTATAAAGTTTCTGATGCagattataataaaaaaaaaattcagcaCAATCCCATTAGCCTTACAACAGGAGGGACATAATGTCAGGGTTTGCCAAactatatataatttatttattatcttataTGTAATATAAAATCTTTCTCCACTTTTATTGTCTTTAATTTCTGTCTTATTTCTCAGCTTGCGCTGGCGATTGCGGACCTTGCACTGCAGATGGCCTCCTGGAAAGGATGTGTTCATACGCTCATAGAAAAGTAGGAATTCACAGTCTACACTCTCATACTCTAAATATGAAAACTAAGTGTATCCTGGCTGAGTTCATACTTACCTGTTTCTGTCTTTACCCCCTCTCAGGTACAACAATGACATCAGCTCAATGCCATTTCTCATTGAGATTCTCACAGTTCTGCCAGAGGAGGTTCACAGTCGGTCTCTGAGGATCGGAGCCAATCGGAGGACAGAAATCATTGAAGACCTGGCTTTTTACTCCAGCACTGTGGTGACTTTGTTGGTCAGTGCTATTATATATATGTCATACGTTTGTTATTTGTCTGTTGGCATCAGTTTGTCTAAACACTACCCTTTCATCGTCACCCAACTGCTTAATGTTTCAGTCTTTATGTCATCCTCGGTCTGGATTTTGGATTGCACCATTTGGATTTATTTTCATAACCACACCAGCATGTGGCACTGGAAATCATTCtaactgtgtttgtttcagacaACATGTGTGGAAAAGACAGGCAATGATGAAAAGATGCTCATCAAGGTGTTTCGGTGTCTGGGCAGCTGGTTCAACCTGGGAGTACTCGACAGTAACTTCATGGCCAGTAACCAGCTGCTTATGGTCCTCTTCCAAGTCTTGGTGAGAGTCTGGTTCTGTGTAAAGTCAGGACAGAAGAACTGAGTACTTGCATAACATAATGAAAATGCAGATCTATAGAGTTCCAGCTGCTGATATTCTTGTTGTTCTGGGTGCACAGCAAAGGGATGAAACCCCCACCAACCTCCACGAGGCGGCATCAGACTGTGTGTGCTCAGCTCTCTATGCCATAGAAAACGTAGACACCAACATGGGGCTAGCACTGCAGCTCTTCCAGGGTGTCCTGACGCTAGAGACGGCTTATCATATGGCTGTAGCTCGAGAAGACCTTGATAAGTAAGGACTCATGGGAAACTGGTTCTGATTGTTGACTGTGGTGTTGTGTTGTTCAGggtaaacttttttttctttttttacttgtgTCTTCAGAGTGCTGAATTACTGCAGGATcttcactgaactctgtgaGACTTTCTTAGAGACGACAGTGAGGAGTCCAGGACAGGGGATGGGAGACCTAAGGACTCTAGAGCTGCTGCTTATCTGTGCAGGACACCCACAGTATGAGGTAGCAAAATACCTACAGTCCTCTCTGCCTGCATTAATGCACCTGCACTTTTAAAAGTCTTTCAATTTTAAACACGTGTAGCTGAATAACTGGAATCAGTATTATCTGTATGTATGCATTTAATTTATACTGTGGATAATTTTTATGTGACTCTGTTGGTCCTTGCTAGtccttaaataataataaataataataataataatagtaataatttaaaCAAGCCAGAAGCTCCCAGACTCACAGCTGATTGTCATCTAATTTGTCTTTTAGAACAAATAATTATTTCTAGagattcacacacattcactccatAATATCCACAATAAGTAGTGTTCTTTTTAGAATTTCATCATGTTTATGCAGAGGTAGAGAAAAGCTCCATAAACCAACAGGCTCCACTGGCACAAGTCTGTGCTCTGATTATAATCCCAGTGTCTGCTTTGGTCCAATCTAGGTTGTTGAGATTTCTTTTAACTTCTGGTACCGCCTTGGAGAACATCTTTACAAAATCAACGACGCAGCCCTTCACAACATCTTCAGACCGTACATACAGAGATTGCTGCACTGTTTGGCTAGACACTGTCAGCTTGATCCAGATCACGTAAGAAGCCTGATTCAGTCTACGTGGCTCCGAATATTCAAACCGTAAACCTGGTATGTTCATGATGCTCATTACTTTTGTGGTCCAACAGGAGGGAATCCCAGAAGACACGGATGACTTTGGCGAGTTCAGGATGAGAGTCTCAGACCTTGTTAAAGATGTCATCTTTCTCGTTGGGTCCATGGAGTGCTTCTCTCAGGTAACTTTAGTTTGTCATCTATCGACTATCATAAAGTTTagatgttgtttgtgtgtgaaaagtttttccgtttttttttaagttgtatTCCACGTTGAAAGAGGGAAACCCTCCCTGGGAAGTAACGGAGGCTGTTCTCTTTATCATGGCTGCAATTGCAAAAAGTGTTGACCCGTGAGTATCTAAAGAGCATCTTTATATCCTTAGGAAACAGTACTTCCTAACATTAGGTGTAACAGAGATCTGAAATAAAAATCCAGCAAACTCTATTCAACTTGCAGAGAGAACAACCCAACTCTGTcagaggttctgcagcaggtggtGTTGCTTCCTGAAAGCGTGCACATGGCTGTCCGGTACACAAGCATCGAGCTGGTTGGAGAGATGAGCGAGGTCGTGGACAGAAACCCTAGATTTCTTGGTATGACGTCGTCTTACCTTAGTACAGATAAATTGTTTCCTCAGTATGTAACAGTTAGGTAGACTGATAAACTTACATTTGTAAACATTGTCACTAGGAGAAAAGTCTTCATTGTCTGGTCTTCTTTTTGTTACCCTGTTGTCAGACCCAGTTCTGAACTACCTGATGAAGGGTCTCAGAGAAAAGCCTTTGGCATCTGCGGCAGCCAAGGCAATCCACAacatctgctctgtctgcagagacCATATGGCTCAACACTTCCACGGGTTGCTGGAAATTGCTCGCTCCCTTGACTCCTTTGCTCTGAGCACTGAAGCAGCTGTTGGGCTGCTCAAAGGTATGCTGGTACACTTATGAAATGCACCTTGAGTTATAGGACcaggtcagtcagctgctgTCCCCTGTTATTGTTGGAAAAGCAAAAGGAAGGCATAGACCAGAGGGTATGACATCATAAAGGAGGGTGCAGAGATGTTCACCATTGCATTGGTGCTCACATGTGTTGCGGTGATGTCACAGTGTGGTTTTTACTTGTACAGGAACAGCTTTGGTTCTGGCTCGTCTTCCGCTGGGGAAAATTGCTGAGTGTCTCAGTGACCTGTGTGCTGTTCAGGTTGTAGCTCTGAAAAAGGTAGATGAAAGTTTGTGTATTTCTGGAAACACCTGAGTTCAAATGTTCAGTATGTAATACgtttttgtgtttcagctcTTGACTGAAGAGTCTACCAATGGGAAATCAGCTGATCCCACCGTGTGGCTTGACAGACTGGCTGTTATCTTCAGGTATGTACCTGCTCATTTACGTGAAGTCAAACATtattgaaatgaagcaaaaggaCAACACTCATTCAGGTCATTTGCTTCtgcttcagacacacaaaccccaTTGTAGAGAATGGGCAGACTCACCCATGTCAGAAAGTCATCCAGGAGGTAACCTCCTCATATGTGGTTTATCTGCAAATCCCTTTCCATTAGTGCACATTCAATTTATAACCTGACATCATGTAACTCCCATGTAGATTTGGCCGGTTCTATCAGAGACCCTGAACACTCATCAGGCTGATAACAGGATTGTGGAGCGATGCTGTCGCTGTCTCAGGTTCGCTGTCCGGTGTGTTGGGAAAGGCTCCGCCTCCCTGCTGCAGCCCCTTGTCACTCAGGTGAGAATCTGGTAACATGACACAGTTTCAGTTCTGTGAAAGTTGCTCAGTGGCCAAGTGTCTGGAAATATAATGCTAATATTTTTTAGTCAaatccaaaaataaaaatatttttagatGTATTCATTCTGTAACTCTATTTCGAGTGACTGCATCATACGGTTAACACAGAGGCGTTAATAGAATGTCTGACCACTATGCAAAAAGTGCTTTCATACAGACACACCTGGACAGAcatgtgttctgctgctgttctgtggtcCTTGTGTGGCGCTGGTTGTCTGTCATTAGATCACATTTGTGTAACAGCAGTTCAAACAAATCTTCctcactgttttgtctttgctCAGATGGTCAGCGTGTACCAGGTATATCCACACTCGTGCTTCTTGTACCTGGGCAGCATCCTAGTGGATGAGTACGGCATGGAGGAGGGCTGCAGGCAGGGACTGCTGGACATGCTGCAGGTATTTGCCTATAAACTCAGTACACTCACTTGTTTACCAGCCTGACTTGCAAAGGTAAAGATAATGACTTCCTTTTCCTGTAGGCTCTGTGCATGCCAACCTTTCAGCTTTTGGAGCAGCCGAATGGTTTGAGGAACCACCCAGACACTGTGGATGACCTCTTCAGACTGGCCACCAGGTTAGGGCCAGTTTGACTGAGCAGTAAGCCTGATTTGTGAAATCTGTCTTTATCTGATTATTACTTCCCTACCTTCTCAGGTTTGTCCAGAGAAGTCCCGTAACTttactgagcagcagcatcattgtTCACATCATCCAGTGTGCCATCGCTGCAACGTCCCTCGACCACCGAGATGCCAACTGCAGCGTCATGAAGTTTGTCCGAGACCTGGTCCACACAGGGGTGGCCAACGATGTGAGTCCAAAACTGTAAAACCATGTCGGTCTATATGGGTTCAACTGTCTCTTGCTGTTGTGACGTGCTTAAAATGCGCCCCTGCAGCACGAGGAAGACTTTGAAGtgaggaagcagctgattggtCAGGCCATGGGGCAGCACGGGCAGCAGCTCATCACTCAGCTCATGCATTCGTGTTGTTTCTGTCTGCCACCGTACACACTGCCCGATGTTGCCGAGGTGCTGTGGGAGGTCATGGTGTTTGACAGACCTGTAAGTAAACGCACCATCTGTGGCCTGAACCTTCACCTGTCTGGTCTTTGGTTTTAACGGATGATCGGTTTGCTGCAGACGTTCTGTCGCTGGTTGGAAAATGCTCTGAAAGGTTTACCTAAGGAGACGTCAGGAGGAGCTGTGACAGTCACTCACAAACAACTCACCGACTTCCATAAACAGGTCACCAGGTAAGTCAGAACAAGGTTTAGACTTTGTTGGACATTTTACGTACAGGTGTGGTCTTGACACCAACACTTGAGAAAGTTATTGAGTGTAACAATTGGTTTGGTCTGACGGGAACCTGGGAACTTCTGCCAGACGTGTGGCAGACGTACATCGCATATAGAAATCAGTCATGTGACGGTGGGAACTCTGGCTGTTGTTCAGATGCTGTCCCTCACAGGCAGAGATACCCAAGTGTAGCATGATGTTTGGTGACATAAGCCGGTTTCTGTTGAGACCTGTCTAACACAAAGTGGAACGTAGAAAAACTGGAGTCTTCACTGCATGCTCAGACCTGTCCTTGTATAGCAAGCACTCTGTCTGTAGAGCCTCACCTGAATTTACCCAAACAAATATAAACCTAAGTTCTGTTGTAATGGcctaaaaaaacagcaggaaaacatgaaatcagtaaccatggcaacaaaatGAAGTTATTGcatgcttttcttttcctgcagtgCTGAAGAGTGTAAACAAGTGTGTTGGGCTATCAGAGAGTTCACCAGGCTGTTCCGATAGCCACATAATACCAGGTAAGTGATCACATCTGTCAGGAacaacagatgtttgtgtgatgtTGCCACTGAAAATCAGTTTGTGGTTACGTGTTTTTCTTAGGTGAGAGGTTTTGATGTTCAGAGAAGACGCTGCAGACGAGGATCCAAagggatgaggatgaagatga
Above is a window of Betta splendens chromosome 9, fBetSpl5.4, whole genome shotgun sequence DNA encoding:
- the tnpo3 gene encoding transportin-3, translated to MEGGKPSLALVYQAVQALYHDPDPAGKERASVWLGELQRSMYAWEISDQLLQLKQDVESCYFAAQTMKVKIQTSFYELPPETHNALRDSLLTHIQNLKDLSPIIVTQLALAIADLALQMASWKGCVHTLIEKYNNDISSMPFLIEILTVLPEEVHSRSLRIGANRRTEIIEDLAFYSSTVVTLLTTCVEKTGNDEKMLIKVFRCLGSWFNLGVLDSNFMASNQLLMVLFQVLQRDETPTNLHEAASDCVCSALYAIENVDTNMGLALQLFQGVLTLETAYHMAVAREDLDKVLNYCRIFTELCETFLETTVRSPGQGMGDLRTLELLLICAGHPQYEVVEISFNFWYRLGEHLYKINDAALHNIFRPYIQRLLHCLARHCQLDPDHEGIPEDTDDFGEFRMRVSDLVKDVIFLVGSMECFSQLYSTLKEGNPPWEVTEAVLFIMAAIAKSVDPENNPTLSEVLQQVVLLPESVHMAVRYTSIELVGEMSEVVDRNPRFLDPVLNYLMKGLREKPLASAAAKAIHNICSVCRDHMAQHFHGLLEIARSLDSFALSTEAAVGLLKGTALVLARLPLGKIAECLSDLCAVQVVALKKLLTEESTNGKSADPTVWLDRLAVIFRHTNPIVENGQTHPCQKVIQEIWPVLSETLNTHQADNRIVERCCRCLRFAVRCVGKGSASLLQPLVTQMVSVYQVYPHSCFLYLGSILVDEYGMEEGCRQGLLDMLQALCMPTFQLLEQPNGLRNHPDTVDDLFRLATRFVQRSPVTLLSSSIIVHIIQCAIAATSLDHRDANCSVMKFVRDLVHTGVANDHEEDFEVRKQLIGQAMGQHGQQLITQLMHSCCFCLPPYTLPDVAEVLWEVMVFDRPTFCRWLENALKGLPKETSGGAVTVTHKQLTDFHKQVTSAEECKQVCWAIREFTRLFR
- the zgc:193726 gene encoding uncharacterized protein zgc:193726, with product MKPGQLSTLRMVFAVVVVMMMVMRVFSVPHPSPVHLSHGNQVHFNQTIKEESLDLLNVWNSSTNETGHRVLLARLGCMLPTCAAANLISSMQGGDEKAGSAATDPFGNGKK